A window of the Brienomyrus brachyistius isolate T26 unplaced genomic scaffold, BBRACH_0.4 scaffold85, whole genome shotgun sequence genome harbors these coding sequences:
- the exo5 gene encoding exonuclease V produces MNPHASQGTDDLVWGNISDAELLDVQSEHLLTEPKSVLPGPDSRDGEVSEQRHVASERAMGTGLAVPATAKENRSCQTPKRKRDPASPMERFYRRSLNVTMLCKQTWCEMQAVYALELPLVAKREVERAEVKAGASVHLARELEVHEVVPVRAVTREDRQAINLLNLLGMIPVLQAGGLVRELPVFGVLEGVFMVGVIDELRYSDKGELVLNELKTRRHSSLPGEAQAKGHRLQVGLYKLLFDGLVRGFLTRDVFVEHLRLRLEQPLGAAVLEHAGKLGFQLATLGDLLDILLLNLRYCELPRIDVLRLEYRHQDSGQALGCQDVPFDEDLLRAEIRNLLSYWTGRREPRGVDIEESWRCGMCAYEKHCEWRREQLQGSVTPHTDKKPK; encoded by the exons ATGAATCCGCACGCATCACAGGGGACGGATGATCTTGTGTGGGGTAATATAAGTGACGCGGAACTGCTGGACGTTCAGTCAGAGCACCTACTCACAG AGCCTAAATCGGTCCTTCCCGGCCCAGACTCGCGTGATGGTGAAGTCTCTGAGCAGCGGCATGTTGCCAGTGAGAG AGCCATGGGGACAGGTCTTGCGGTACCAGCTACGGCGAAAGAAAACCGATCATGTCAGACTCCGAAGAGGAAGCGGGATCCAGCCTCTCCCATGGAGCGCTTCTACCGCCGGTCCTTGAATGTGACGATGCTGTGCAAGCAGACATGGTGTGAGATGCAAGCGGTCTATGCTCTGGAGCTGCCCCTTGTTGCGAAAAGAGAAGTGGAGCGTGCGGAGGTGAAGGCTGGGGCGAGTGTTCACCTAGCCAGAG agttGGAGGTCCATGAAGTGGTCCCTGTTCGGGCCGTGACCAGGGAGGATCGACAGGCCATCAATCTCCTTAATCTGCTGGGCATGATTCCGGTCCTGCAGGCAG GGGGTCTCGTGCGTGAGCTACCCGTGTTCGGTGTGCTGGAGGGGGTCTTCATGGTGGGTGTCATTGATGAACTGCGCTACAGTGACAAGGGagagctggtgctgaatgagcTGAAGACCCGGAGGCACAGCTCGCTTCCCGGGGAGGCCCAGGCCAAGGGCCACCGGCTGCAG GTGGGCCTCTACAAGCTCCTGTTCGACGGCCTGGTCCGCGGCTTTCTGACCAGGGACGTCTTCGTGGAGCACCTCCGGCTGCGTCTGGAGCAGCCGCTGGGGGCTGCGGTGCTGGAGCACGCAGGGAAGTTGGGCTTCCAGCTGGCCACTTTGGGAGACCTCCTCGACATACTCCTGCTCAACCTCCGCTACTGCGAGCTGCCGAGGATCGACGTTCTACGCCTGGAGTACCGGCATCAGGACTCCGGCCAGGCCTTGGGGTGTCAGGACGTCCCATTCGACGAGGACCTGCTGAGGGCGGAGATCCGCAATCTCCTGTCGTATTGGACCGGCCGGCGGGAGCCGAGGGGAGTGGACATTGAGGAGTCGTGGAGGTGCGGGATGTGCGCGTACGAGAAACACTGCGAGTGGAGAAGAGAGCAACTACAAGGTTCTGTAACGCCGCACACAGACAAGAAGCCCAAGTGA
- the rflnb gene encoding refilin B isoform X1, with product MTAFERGESAQAGSFSKTMVGRLALQNVSADDPLGMSYKAEKTLDSPDSGLPPSPSAWLQALSTARRFESPVSEDESRAEQVAPGIQEPATQLLPLSYGEGIELVPLPPKEIRYTSSVRYDSDRHFIHDVRLQPTGLGLEWCSQTVLALPHSTWRRYKTLLELQPRQRAHRYRSTTIVYPKHAQTIFTTELHYDERRLAKRFLSSVELESTDSRLVRMDGRSTPL from the exons ATGACCGCCTTTGAAAGGGGAGAGTCCGCACAAGCGG GCAGTTTTTCAAAAACAATGGTGGGAAGGCTAGCCTTGCAGAATGTGTCCGCTGACGATCCCCTGGGAATGAGCTACAAGGCGGAGAAGACGCTTGACAGCCCGGACTCCGGGCTgcccccgagccccagcgccTGGCTGCAGGCGCTTAGTACGGCGAGGCGCTTTGAGAGCCCAGTTTCCGAAGATGAAAGCAGAGCGGAGCAAGTG GCTCCAGGCATTCAGGAACCGGCCACACAACTGCTTCCTTTGTCCTACGGAGAGGGGATTGAGCTTGTTCCTTTGCCACCGAAAGAAATTAG ATACACCTCCTCGGTGCGTTACGACTCCGATCGACATTTCATCCACGATGTGCGCCTGCAGCCCACGGGTTTGGGCTTGGAGTGGTGCAGTCAGACGGTCCTGGCGCTGCCCCACAGCACCTGGCGGCGCTACAAGACGCTGCTGGAGCTCCAGCCCCGCCAACGAGCGCATCGCTACAGAAGCACCACCATCGTGTACCCCAAACACGCTCAAACGATTTTCACGACTGAGCTGCACTACGACGAGCGGCGGTTGGCCAAGCGCTTCTTGTCCAGCGTGGAGCTGGAGTCAACTGACAGCAGGCTCGTCCGAATGGACGGAAGAAGCACACCGCTGTGA
- the rflnb gene encoding refilin B isoform X2, with translation MVGRLALQNVSADDPLGMSYKAEKTLDSPDSGLPPSPSAWLQALSTARRFESPVSEDESRAEQVAPGIQEPATQLLPLSYGEGIELVPLPPKEIRYTSSVRYDSDRHFIHDVRLQPTGLGLEWCSQTVLALPHSTWRRYKTLLELQPRQRAHRYRSTTIVYPKHAQTIFTTELHYDERRLAKRFLSSVELESTDSRLVRMDGRSTPL, from the exons ATGGTGGGAAGGCTAGCCTTGCAGAATGTGTCCGCTGACGATCCCCTGGGAATGAGCTACAAGGCGGAGAAGACGCTTGACAGCCCGGACTCCGGGCTgcccccgagccccagcgccTGGCTGCAGGCGCTTAGTACGGCGAGGCGCTTTGAGAGCCCAGTTTCCGAAGATGAAAGCAGAGCGGAGCAAGTG GCTCCAGGCATTCAGGAACCGGCCACACAACTGCTTCCTTTGTCCTACGGAGAGGGGATTGAGCTTGTTCCTTTGCCACCGAAAGAAATTAG ATACACCTCCTCGGTGCGTTACGACTCCGATCGACATTTCATCCACGATGTGCGCCTGCAGCCCACGGGTTTGGGCTTGGAGTGGTGCAGTCAGACGGTCCTGGCGCTGCCCCACAGCACCTGGCGGCGCTACAAGACGCTGCTGGAGCTCCAGCCCCGCCAACGAGCGCATCGCTACAGAAGCACCACCATCGTGTACCCCAAACACGCTCAAACGATTTTCACGACTGAGCTGCACTACGACGAGCGGCGGTTGGCCAAGCGCTTCTTGTCCAGCGTGGAGCTGGAGTCAACTGACAGCAGGCTCGTCCGAATGGACGGAAGAAGCACACCGCTGTGA